Genomic DNA from Candidatus Bathyarchaeota archaeon:
ATCATTTAGTAATAAATGTGGATTTTCCTTGAATTTCTTGGTTACTATTGACGTTCTTATTCTCAGAACTCCGGGAAGAGGTGCCACATTGGCGGCTATAAATTCGTGTAGGCTTTCTTGGTTTTCGGCTATAACTTTTGCAGTTATTTGGAGCTCCTCTGACAGTGACGTGTAGACTTCGAGGACTTGGGGGATCTGACAGAGTCTGCTGGCAACCCTTTCGTTTTCTTTCGGGTCTGTGTAGATAGTCATTATAGCTGTTACGGTTTTCGTGCCGGCTTTTTCCGTATCCACTAGGGCGGTGTACTTTTTTATTATGCCATGATTTTCCATTCGTTTTATTCGGTCATAGACTGTTGAGTGGGCTATTCCAAGACGTTTGCCAATGTCTGTGTATGTTTGCCTGGCATCTTCCTGCAGTAGTTCCAAAATTTTGATGTCCGTTGAATCTAGGGTAAAGTTGTTGTTTTTCACCTTCAATGCGACGCCTTCCTAAATGCCTTATAGTTGGTTATTTTTGGATATATTATTTTTTGCCGGAAAAATGTAGAAGAATGTCTCAGAATCCGAAAAACTTTCGACAATTCAATCTAGAATCATCAAACTATGCTCGGAAAATTGTTTAAGAATACCTTTTTTGCCTTCATTTTTTCAATTTTTTAAACTTAAATCCTACACTTTTGCGGATTAACCGGCAAATAAGTTTAAATCTGCGGATAAATTTTAATTTAATGGGTCACCCTTCAGATGAGGTTAGCATGTTGAAAGATAAATGTTTTAAAAAAGTTTGGCGGATCTTAAAAGAGTTTAAAGAGTTGTGCAAGTTTCGTGGTTGGAGAACTGCTGAAAGTGAAGATTGGGTTGAAACTGGAGATAGATATCACAGTTTTCTTTTGGCTAAAAGTATCCACCCATCCTCTTTCAGAAGTATAGTCACTAACAGGAAATGTGTGATCCGTGAAGGTTTAACCTACCATGTTGTTGAGGCTTCATATATTGCTTGGCTTTTCTCTGAAACTCCACCAAAGGATGTTGTTAGCATTTGTCTTGAAAACCCGGAATTTTCGAAAAAAATTGCCATCTACGATTTAAGCCCCATTGCAAAAGGGAAGAACGCGTGTTTAAAATTTAATTACACTGATAGTCCAATTTTTCGTGAATTTGAGGATTTTCTCGAAAAAGAGTTCGGCATTAAAGTTGAGGAGCTGCTAAGCCCAACATTGGCGGAAATATCATAAGTTTTATGTCCGTCAAGCCATTGATAATAGAACAAAGCTGGAGATTAATTGTGATATGACATGTCCGAAGAAGTTGAAGAAGTTAAAAGACTTCTCGCCTTCAAAAAAAGGATCGAGAAAAGAATTGAAAAACTTGAATCCGAGCTTAAAGAGCTTCAATCAATTCTTGAAAGCGTAAACACCGTTTTACTGGCTAAAGGATTTAAACGAGCCGAGATTGTCAAAAAACCTCAAGTAGCGGAAATTGCTCAACCGCAAACAGCAGGAGAAGTGATTCAACAGCCTGCGGAAGCACTTGTAGGTGCATCCGAGTTTAAAGAGATCACTGCGCTAAAGACTATGGCTGGGGAACCACTTGCAAAGCTTTACGTAAGAGATAACTTTATGAAAATTGTTTTGGCGGAGGACAAGAATTTTGATGCTAACATACCACCATTCAACCAGTTTCTCGTCGAGAGGGTGCTAAACAAGATGCAAGAAAAAGACGGTGAACTTGCGAAAGCTGGAAAACTCAAGCCGGAAGAAATCTTTACCTACAACCTTGTGCGAGACGGCAACTTTATCCGTGAAATCCACATAAGAAACTTTGATGCAGAACGCTTAAGAGAGTTGAAATCAAGCATCAAATGGACGTTAGAGCGAATGTATGAAAAAATGAAAAACCCCCGCTGAAATACTATCGTAATTTAATTAAACGCCCCATGCGGAGAAAACTTTCTTTAAAAGTTCGATAACTATCTTTAGCTCTCCATGATATAAACCTGCAGCAAACATGGAAACCCCAAGAAGCAGAAGCAACGCGCCTATCACGCGGCGTTCTGAAATCTCCATAACCTTTACTCCAAATGCTTTTTGAGCCGGGCTTCTACTTGACCTTTGGGGACAAAGCCAACTATTCTGTCCACTTCTCTGCCAGACTTAATAACCACAAGAGTTGGAATGCTAAAGACTTGAAAACGATCCGAAGTATCTGGGTTTTCGTCCACATTAATTTTTCCAATCAGAACCTTACCAGCATATTCTTTAGCTAGTTCTTCAACAATGGGGGCCATCATTCTGCATGGCATGCACCAGTCTGCATAGAAGTCAACTAAAACCAGTTTGTTCCGGCTTATAACTTCATTAAAATTTGAATCTGTAAGGTGGATTACTTGTCCGCCCAAGTCTTTTTTCTCCTTAAACTCTTTCATTAGCTTGTGGAGTTTTTCTCCTTTATGCGCTCTAGTTCAGTGTCCTCCACAGATATAAACCCTTCGTGTTCTTTATTCATGTTGGTTCATCCCCCTGCTTTGAAAAGTTTCTAAAAGAGCTTTAAGCTTTTCATAAGCCTCTTTATGGTCATCGATTTCTAGGGTGGCTTTCTCAAAAGGACAGATATCCGTTCCAGAGGCGTTTAATATTTTATCTACGAGTTTGCCACATTCAAAGTAGATGCCATGTGTTTCGAAGACTTGTTTTGCTTTTATGCTCAATGTTGATGCGTAAACAGCTTCTATTTTGGCGTAAATGCACAACAGCGCTATGGCTTTACCGACAACTTTATCCGCAACCGAGGCCCCCTCCATTTTGTCTCCGAGTTTCTCTAAAGCCTGCATAAAACCTGAAACTCCATGGTGTTTGCTTTCAAAGAGCACCTTCGAATCTTTCACAATTACAAGTGTCAAACCGTTTTTGTACAGTTTTTTCCTCGCTATTTCCAAATCTTCTCTGGTAAACATATGAATTTAATAAGTTCAAGAAGGCTTTATCCCTTTTCTACCTTGAACAGCTCGTCCTCTGGTAGGGCAGCTATTTTCCAAGCGAGCTCTTCATTAAGGGTCCCGTTTAAAAGCTGTTGTTTAACATTTTCTACAACTTGCGATTTTACGTTAATCCGTAATATCTTATCTTGATTTTTAAGCCTAAAAATTGCCGTTATGTCACCTTCAGAGTTTTTTGCCTTAAGTCTCCTGTTCCCCACTGTACATTGAGTTGTTGCTTGGATGCCGTCAAGAATGCATGAAAAAGGTGTGATCAGTGGAAGCTTCACAGAAACTTGCATATCCAGCTGTTTGTCTCCATCTATGTTCAGAGTTCTCTTCGCCAATCTTGCCATTTTTACGCCTATAACCAAGAATGGTCCAAGATGACCATGAAGTTTTTCCGCATTTCTAATGTCTAATATTAAGGCTTCCTTTTCGTCAAACACCTTTTATCCCCCTCACGCCTGTCCTTTCAAGACTTACAATTACTGGCACCGCGACCATAAAGCCTATTGCCCCGCCTATTAAATGCCAGATCCCCCAAAAGGTTAACGCCCATTCCAGCGACATTTTCATAAAAATGGTTCCGATAATGATTCCAGCGAAATATGCAGATATAATTGTTGCAGCACATGCTATGGCCATATTGTATGGTTTAAGACGTATTTCATGTTTACATAAAGTCATTAAGACATCAAAGAGAATGGCCGACGCCATGAAACCTATCATCTGCGTCGCACTTGGCCTTATGGCAAGCACTATTAGAGCACCGATAACACCTATCGCCGAGGATGTTCCTATTCTGCCAGAAACCCACACGGCCAACAATAGCGTGAAATATACTGAGAAGTCGCAGAATATCGGCAGCTGGAAAAGTGTAAATCCTAACGGTCCAATGGTCAGGTTTAACACTGCCCACATGGCTGCAAAAACAGCTATTATTGCGATGTC
This window encodes:
- a CDS encoding Lrp/AsnC family transcriptional regulator, producing the protein MKVKNNNFTLDSTDIKILELLQEDARQTYTDIGKRLGIAHSTVYDRIKRMENHGIIKKYTALVDTEKAGTKTVTAIMTIYTDPKENERVASRLCQIPQVLEVYTSLSEELQITAKVIAENQESLHEFIAANVAPLPGVLRIRTSIVTKKFKENPHLLLNDLKKLTHADNNGSRKNEEER
- a CDS encoding DUF1893 domain-containing protein, producing the protein MFTREDLEIARKKLYKNGLTLVIVKDSKVLFESKHHGVSGFMQALEKLGDKMEGASVADKVVGKAIALLCIYAKIEAVYASTLSIKAKQVFETHGIYFECGKLVDKILNASGTDICPFEKATLEIDDHKEAYEKLKALLETFQSRGMNQHE
- a CDS encoding formylmethanofuran dehydrogenase subunit E family protein, which translates into the protein MFDEKEALILDIRNAEKLHGHLGPFLVIGVKMARLAKRTLNIDGDKQLDMQVSVKLPLITPFSCILDGIQATTQCTVGNRRLKAKNSEGDITAIFRLKNQDKILRINVKSQVVENVKQQLLNGTLNEELAWKIAALPEDELFKVEKG
- the trxA gene encoding thioredoxin; translated protein: MKEFKEKKDLGGQVIHLTDSNFNEVISRNKLVLVDFYADWCMPCRMMAPIVEELAKEYAGKVLIGKINVDENPDTSDRFQVFSIPTLVVIKSGREVDRIVGFVPKGQVEARLKKHLE